In Firmicutes bacterium ASF500, a single genomic region encodes these proteins:
- the ftsW_1 gene encoding putative peptidoglycan glycosyltransferase FtsW, translating into MSLLFSPIKEFFKKGDVILLALCLAASTFGLALIYSATQYFGETRWMRFVFVQFVAVLLGTAAYMLLTFVDFQLFLEKRWKPILAFNVLFMFLLLTPLGEDYNSGNLNWLVLSRIIPGFPMDVQPNEIVKISFILLLALQIVKIQDRGLDISSIPSIIQVGGHTVFMLGLIAVICGDFGMCVIYMMIFVSMAWASGVKLRWFVLVGGGITLAAVIFWLFFLPETSLWTDYRIMRFRVVFDHTLDVRGRGWQQTRSTLAIGSGKLFGQGYCQGIQTQAANSDALPARHTDFIYAVCGEELGLVGCMALLLLLSGIVLRCVWVGRHASSPFNAYVCMGMAGMLLAQITFNVGMCLFVLPVMGLTLPFISYGGSSIITLFAAMGIVSSVKARPMPSWLRDRSQI; encoded by the coding sequence GTGTCTCTTCTGTTTTCCCCAATCAAGGAATTTTTTAAAAAGGGCGACGTGATCCTGCTTGCTCTGTGTCTGGCGGCCAGCACCTTCGGGCTGGCCCTGATCTACTCGGCCACGCAGTACTTCGGCGAGACGCGGTGGATGCGCTTCGTGTTCGTCCAATTTGTGGCCGTCCTGCTGGGGACGGCGGCCTATATGCTGCTCACCTTTGTGGATTTTCAGCTCTTTCTGGAAAAGCGCTGGAAGCCCATCCTGGCCTTCAACGTTCTCTTTATGTTTCTCCTCCTCACCCCCCTGGGGGAGGACTACAACTCCGGCAACCTGAACTGGCTGGTCCTCTCCCGCATTATCCCCGGCTTTCCCATGGATGTCCAGCCCAATGAGATCGTCAAAATCTCCTTTATCCTCCTTCTGGCCCTCCAGATTGTCAAAATACAGGACCGGGGGCTGGACATCAGCTCCATCCCCTCCATCATCCAGGTCGGCGGGCACACGGTCTTTATGCTGGGCCTCATCGCCGTCATCTGCGGCGACTTCGGCATGTGCGTCATCTATATGATGATCTTTGTCTCCATGGCCTGGGCCTCGGGGGTCAAGCTGCGGTGGTTCGTGCTGGTGGGCGGGGGGATCACCCTGGCGGCGGTCATTTTCTGGCTGTTTTTCCTGCCCGAGACCAGCCTGTGGACCGACTACCGCATCATGCGCTTCCGGGTGGTCTTTGACCACACCCTGGATGTCAGGGGGAGAGGCTGGCAGCAGACCCGGTCCACTCTCGCCATCGGCTCGGGCAAGCTCTTCGGCCAGGGCTACTGCCAGGGCATCCAGACCCAGGCCGCCAACAGCGACGCCCTCCCCGCCCGGCACACCGACTTTATCTACGCCGTCTGCGGCGAGGAACTGGGGCTGGTGGGCTGTATGGCCCTGCTCCTCCTTCTGTCGGGCATCGTCCTGCGGTGCGTGTGGGTGGGGCGGCACGCCAGCTCCCCCTTCAACGCCTATGTGTGCATGGGGATGGCCGGGATGCTTCTGGCCCAAATCACCTTCAACGTGGGCATGTGTCTCTTCGTCCTGCCCGTCATGGGTCTGACCCTCCCCTTCATCAGCTACGGCGGCTCGTCCATCATCACCCTCTTTGCCGCTATGGGCATCGTCTCCAGCGTCAAGGCCCGCCCCATGCCCAGCTGGCTGCGGGACCGGAGCCAAATATAA
- the upp gene encoding Uracil phosphoribosyltransferase: MFNENVHILDHPLLQHKLTILRDERTGVKEFREIVSEIAALECYEATRNLPLTDIEVKTPITTGTFKTLAGKKLAIVPILRAGLGMVDGIIKMIPSAKVGHIGLYRDPETHKPVEYYCKMPADIAERDVIVLDPMLATGGSASAAITFIKGYGCKHVKLMNILAAPEGIECVVKDHPDVEIYVAGVDEKLNDHAYIVPGLGDAGDRIFGTK; encoded by the coding sequence ATGTTTAACGAGAATGTACACATCCTGGACCACCCGCTGCTTCAGCACAAGCTGACCATCCTCCGGGACGAGCGGACCGGCGTGAAGGAATTTCGGGAGATCGTCTCCGAGATCGCCGCTCTGGAGTGCTACGAGGCCACCCGGAACCTGCCCCTGACCGATATCGAGGTAAAGACCCCCATCACCACGGGGACCTTCAAGACCCTGGCGGGCAAGAAGCTGGCCATCGTCCCCATCCTCCGGGCGGGGCTGGGCATGGTGGACGGCATCATCAAGATGATCCCCTCCGCCAAGGTGGGCCACATCGGCCTGTACCGGGACCCGGAGACCCACAAGCCGGTGGAGTACTACTGCAAGATGCCCGCCGACATCGCCGAGCGGGACGTTATCGTCCTGGACCCCATGCTGGCCACCGGCGGCTCCGCCTCCGCCGCCATCACCTTCATCAAGGGCTACGGCTGCAAGCATGTCAAGCTGATGAATATCCTGGCCGCCCCCGAGGGCATTGAGTGCGTCGTCAAGGACCACCCCGACGTGGAGATCTACGTAGCCGGCGTGGATGAGAAGCTCAACGACCACGCCTATATCGTCCCTGGACTGGGCGACGCAGGCGACCGCATTTTCGGCACCAAATAA
- the tsaE gene encoding tRNA threonylcarbamoyladenosine biosynthesis protein TsaE, protein MKIFCERGSGVEFVTECEQETEALGERLAGRLEPGAVVAFTGDLGAGKTAFTRGLARGLGIAERVTSPTFTVVNEYEGGRLPLFHFDMYRLSSSDELFDIGWEDYLSRGGVCAVEWSENVSDALEEDTIFVKIRRGASEGQRIVTVKGVEL, encoded by the coding sequence TTGAAAATTTTCTGTGAACGGGGGAGCGGCGTGGAGTTTGTGACCGAATGCGAGCAAGAGACAGAGGCCCTGGGGGAGCGGCTGGCGGGACGGCTGGAGCCCGGGGCGGTGGTGGCCTTCACCGGCGACCTGGGGGCGGGCAAGACCGCCTTCACCCGGGGGCTGGCCCGGGGACTGGGAATCGCCGAACGGGTCACCAGCCCCACCTTTACCGTCGTCAACGAGTATGAGGGGGGGCGGCTCCCCCTGTTCCACTTTGATATGTACCGCCTGAGCTCCTCCGACGAGCTGTTTGACATCGGCTGGGAGGACTACCTGTCCCGCGGGGGCGTGTGCGCCGTGGAGTGGAGCGAAAATGTGTCGGACGCTCTGGAGGAGGACACGATTTTTGTGAAAATACGCCGGGGAGCGTCAGAGGGTCAGCGGATTGTGACTGTGAAGGGGGTGGAGCTGTGA
- the leuS gene encoding Leucine--tRNA ligase, with the protein MKYDFTAIEKKWQTKWKDEKTFACENGGSKPKFFGLVEFPYPSAAGLHVGHPRPYTAMDVIARKKRMDGYNVLFPIGYDAFGLPTENFAIKNHIHPAIVTKQNIENFTRQLHMLGYSFDWDRCVDTTDPNYYKWTQWIFLQLYKHGLAYKTTMPVNWCTSCKCVLANEEVVEGVCERCGAPVVRKEKSQWMLKITAYAQKLIDGLDTVDFIERVKTQQRNWIGRSTGAEVTFKATTGEDIVVFTTRPDTLFGATYMVISPEHRFVKEWKDKLQNWDEVAAYVEEAGKKSDFERTELSADKEKTGVMLRGVAAINPVNGREIPIFISDYVLASYGTGAIMAVPAHDTRDWAFAKKFGCEIIEVVSGGEDVQKEAFTAKDDTGIMVNSDFLNGLTVKDAIPAVTRWLEEKGIGHEQVNFKLRDWVFSRQRYWGEPIPMVWCDKCGWTPLPEDQLPLLLPEVESYEPTDNGESPIAKMTDWVNTTCPCCGGPARRETDTMPQWAGSSWYFLRYMDPRNTQALASKEALDYWGQVDWYNGGMEHTTLHLLYSRFWNNFLHDIGVIPHAEPYAKRTSHGMILGKNPHYVGNVETEEEKQTLIDKYGNQALRPAVKMSKSLGNVVNPDDVIRDYGADTMRLYIMFIGDFEKTATWSDESVRGCKKFLDRVWNLSEKLKDGAEISGENELAVHRAIKKVSDDIEAMKFNTAIAALMSLVNDFYAKGATRGDYRQLLLMLSPFAPHLCEELWEMNGFGGQVCLQPWPEYDESKTVAATAKMAVQVGGKVKANIVVDANASDEDVVDAALAEPKIAKLAGGMTLVKSIVVKGKLVSLIFKPQ; encoded by the coding sequence TTGAAGTACGATTTTACCGCCATTGAGAAGAAGTGGCAGACCAAGTGGAAAGATGAAAAGACCTTCGCCTGTGAAAACGGCGGCAGCAAGCCCAAGTTCTTCGGCCTGGTGGAGTTCCCCTACCCCTCCGCCGCCGGGCTCCATGTGGGCCACCCCCGGCCCTACACCGCTATGGATGTGATTGCCCGGAAGAAGCGGATGGACGGCTATAACGTCCTGTTTCCCATCGGCTACGACGCCTTCGGCCTGCCCACCGAGAACTTCGCCATCAAGAACCACATCCATCCCGCCATTGTCACCAAGCAGAACATTGAGAACTTCACCCGTCAGCTCCACATGCTGGGCTACTCCTTCGACTGGGACCGGTGCGTGGACACCACCGACCCCAATTACTACAAGTGGACCCAGTGGATTTTCCTCCAGCTCTACAAGCACGGCCTGGCCTATAAGACCACCATGCCTGTCAACTGGTGTACCTCCTGCAAGTGCGTCCTGGCCAACGAGGAGGTCGTCGAGGGCGTCTGCGAGCGGTGCGGCGCTCCCGTGGTCCGCAAGGAGAAGAGCCAGTGGATGCTGAAAATCACCGCCTACGCCCAGAAGCTTATCGATGGGCTGGACACAGTGGACTTCATCGAGCGGGTGAAGACCCAGCAGCGCAACTGGATCGGCCGGTCCACCGGCGCGGAGGTCACCTTCAAGGCCACCACCGGGGAGGACATTGTGGTCTTCACCACCCGCCCCGACACCCTCTTCGGCGCCACCTACATGGTCATCTCCCCGGAGCACCGCTTCGTCAAGGAGTGGAAGGACAAGCTGCAAAACTGGGACGAGGTGGCCGCCTACGTGGAGGAAGCCGGGAAGAAGTCCGACTTCGAGCGCACCGAGCTGTCCGCCGACAAGGAGAAGACCGGCGTCATGCTCCGAGGGGTTGCGGCAATCAACCCCGTCAATGGGAGAGAAATCCCCATCTTCATCTCCGACTACGTGCTGGCCTCCTACGGCACCGGGGCCATCATGGCCGTCCCCGCCCACGACACCCGTGACTGGGCCTTCGCCAAGAAGTTCGGCTGTGAGATCATCGAGGTGGTGTCCGGCGGCGAGGACGTGCAGAAGGAGGCCTTCACCGCCAAGGACGACACCGGCATCATGGTCAACTCCGATTTCCTCAATGGGCTCACCGTCAAGGACGCTATCCCCGCTGTCACCCGCTGGCTGGAGGAGAAGGGCATCGGCCACGAGCAGGTGAACTTCAAGCTCCGTGACTGGGTGTTCTCCCGCCAGCGGTACTGGGGCGAGCCCATCCCCATGGTGTGGTGCGACAAGTGCGGCTGGACCCCCCTGCCCGAGGACCAGCTGCCTCTGCTCCTGCCCGAGGTGGAGAGCTATGAGCCCACCGACAACGGCGAGAGCCCCATCGCAAAGATGACCGATTGGGTGAATACCACCTGTCCCTGCTGCGGCGGTCCCGCCAGGCGGGAGACCGATACTATGCCCCAGTGGGCGGGGTCCAGCTGGTACTTCCTGCGGTATATGGACCCCCGCAATACCCAGGCCCTGGCCTCCAAGGAGGCGCTGGACTACTGGGGCCAGGTGGACTGGTACAACGGCGGTATGGAGCACACCACCCTCCACCTGCTCTACTCCCGGTTCTGGAACAACTTCCTCCACGACATCGGGGTGATCCCCCACGCCGAGCCCTACGCCAAGCGCACCAGCCACGGCATGATTCTGGGCAAGAACCCCCACTACGTGGGCAATGTGGAGACCGAGGAGGAGAAACAGACGCTCATTGACAAGTACGGCAATCAGGCCCTGCGGCCGGCGGTGAAGATGTCCAAGTCCCTGGGCAACGTGGTCAACCCCGACGACGTAATCCGGGACTACGGCGCGGACACCATGCGGCTGTATATCATGTTCATCGGTGACTTTGAAAAGACCGCCACCTGGTCCGACGAGTCCGTCCGGGGCTGCAAGAAGTTCCTGGACCGGGTGTGGAACCTGAGCGAGAAGCTGAAGGACGGGGCGGAGATTTCCGGCGAAAATGAGCTGGCGGTCCACCGGGCCATTAAGAAGGTGTCTGACGACATCGAGGCTATGAAGTTCAACACCGCCATCGCCGCCCTCATGTCTCTGGTCAACGACTTCTACGCCAAGGGGGCTACCCGGGGCGACTACAGGCAGCTGCTGCTGATGCTGTCCCCCTTCGCCCCCCACCTGTGCGAGGAGCTGTGGGAGATGAACGGCTTCGGCGGGCAGGTGTGCCTCCAGCCCTGGCCGGAGTACGACGAGAGCAAGACCGTGGCCGCCACCGCCAAGATGGCCGTTCAGGTGGGCGGCAAGGTGAAGGCCAACATCGTGGTGGACGCCAACGCCTCCGACGAGGACGTGGTGGACGCCGCCCTGGCCGAGCCTAAGATCGCCAAGCTGGCCGGGGGCATGACCCTGGTCAAGTCCATCGTGGTCAAGGGCAAGCTGGTCAGCTTGATCTTTAAGCCCCAGTAA
- the gluQ gene encoding Glutamyl-Q tRNA(Asp) synthetase, producing the protein MTGRFAPSPSGRMHMGNLWSCLLAWLSARSVGGGMVLRLEDLDPDRCRPEYCGQIMRDLEWLGLDWDGEPVYQSKRTEVYRQAFQRLEQQDIIYPCFCTRAERLAASAPHRSDGAAVYDGRCGRLTEAEREELSRTRRPAWRVRTPEQVIAFRDLLQGDYKEDLKQDCGDFILRRSDGVFAYQLAVVVDDAAMGVTQVVRGSDLLSSTPRQLWLQERLSLPHPEYGHLPLLLAPDGRRLAKRDRDLELGRLQEKYTAPQLVGRLAFAANLIDRPEAISPRELLPLFSWEKLPREDLVWM; encoded by the coding sequence ATGACAGGCCGTTTTGCCCCCAGCCCCAGCGGGCGGATGCACATGGGCAATCTGTGGTCCTGTCTGCTGGCCTGGCTGTCCGCGCGAAGCGTTGGCGGCGGGATGGTCCTGCGGCTGGAGGACCTGGACCCGGACCGGTGCCGCCCGGAGTACTGCGGTCAGATCATGCGGGACCTGGAGTGGCTGGGGCTGGACTGGGACGGCGAACCGGTGTACCAGTCCAAGCGGACGGAAGTATACAGACAGGCGTTTCAGAGGCTGGAACAACAGGATATAATCTACCCCTGCTTCTGTACCCGGGCGGAGCGGCTGGCGGCTTCGGCCCCCCACCGGTCCGATGGCGCGGCGGTCTACGACGGCCGGTGCGGTCGGCTGACAGAAGCGGAGCGGGAGGAGCTGTCCAGGACCCGCCGTCCCGCCTGGCGGGTGCGGACGCCGGAGCAAGTGATTGCGTTTCGTGATTTACTGCAAGGAGATTACAAGGAGGACTTAAAACAGGACTGCGGCGACTTCATCCTCCGCCGGTCCGACGGGGTGTTCGCCTACCAGCTGGCGGTGGTGGTGGACGATGCCGCCATGGGGGTCACCCAGGTGGTCCGGGGGAGCGACCTGCTGTCCTCCACCCCCCGGCAGCTGTGGCTTCAGGAGCGGCTGTCCCTGCCCCACCCGGAGTACGGCCACCTGCCCCTTCTCCTGGCCCCCGACGGGCGCCGCTTAGCCAAGCGGGACCGGGACCTGGAGCTGGGCCGGCTCCAGGAGAAATACACAGCCCCCCAGCTGGTGGGCCGTCTGGCCTTCGCCGCTAACCTGATTGACCGCCCCGAGGCAATTTCCCCCCGGGAGCTCCTCCCCCTCTTTTCCTGGGAAAAGCTGCCCCGGGAGGACCTGGTTTGGATGTAA
- the tsaB gene encoding tRNA threonylcarbamoyladenosine biosynthesis protein TsaB yields the protein MNILALESSAAACSAALCRDGALVAQFFQNSGLTHSRTLLPMVHDMLKNCGERLEDVDVIAAAAGPGSFTGLRIGVSAAKGLAWAGDKPCAPCSTLESMAWPLAHLEGKLIVCAMDARRRQVYNALFLARGDRLERLSPDRAISLEELGEELKSVQNFKIVVGDGAQLCYNSLNERVSGLELAPVHLRFQSAWGVARAAEELVKTGGLVSASELVPSYHRLSQAERERLEREGRTPQS from the coding sequence GTGAATATTTTAGCGCTGGAGTCCTCAGCCGCCGCCTGCTCCGCCGCCCTGTGCCGGGACGGGGCCCTGGTGGCGCAATTCTTCCAAAACAGCGGCCTGACCCACAGCCGGACCCTGCTTCCCATGGTACACGACATGCTGAAAAACTGCGGGGAGCGGCTGGAGGACGTGGACGTGATCGCGGCGGCGGCGGGGCCGGGCTCCTTTACCGGCCTGCGCATCGGGGTGTCCGCCGCCAAGGGGCTGGCCTGGGCCGGGGACAAGCCCTGCGCCCCCTGCTCCACCCTGGAGTCCATGGCCTGGCCCCTGGCCCATCTGGAGGGGAAACTCATCGTCTGCGCCATGGACGCCCGGCGGAGACAGGTGTACAACGCCCTCTTTCTGGCCAGGGGGGACCGGCTGGAGCGGCTGTCCCCCGACCGGGCCATCTCCCTGGAGGAGCTGGGGGAGGAGCTGAAAAGTGTCCAAAATTTTAAAATAGTCGTTGGCGACGGGGCGCAGTTGTGCTATAATAGCTTAAATGAGCGTGTTTCCGGGCTGGAGCTGGCCCCCGTTCACCTGCGGTTCCAGAGCGCCTGGGGGGTCGCCCGGGCGGCGGAGGAGCTGGTAAAAACCGGTGGCCTGGTGTCCGCCTCTGAGCTGGTCCCCAGCTATCACCGCCTGTCCCAGGCGGAGCGGGAACGGCTGGAGCGGGAGGGCCGGACTCCGCAAAGCTGA